DNA sequence from the Salifodinibacter halophilus genome:
TTGGCCGATGCCACATACGCATTGCCGGGGCCGACGATCTTGTCCACCGCGGGCACGGTTGCTGTACCGTCAGCCAACGCCGCCACGGCCTGGGCACCGCCGATGGTAAACAATCGATGCACGCCAATATGAGCCGCCGCGGCGAGCACCCAATCATTAACCTGGCCGCCGGGCGCGGGCGAGACCATAATGATCTGATCAACGCCGGCTACGCGTGCGGGCACGGCATTCATCAACACGCTCGATGGATAAGCCGCCGCACCGCCAGGCACGTAGACACCGACGCGCTCGATGGGGCGCACGATGTGACCGAGCCGATTGCCGGCAGCATCGGTATAACTCGCGTTGTCGAGTTTCTGGTGTTGGGCGTACGCCGTCAGTCGCTCGGCGGCAGTCGCGAGCGCCCGACGATCGTCGGGCGACAGGCTGGCGAGCGCGTCATCCATGCGCTGACGCGGCACTTCCAATGCCGCAGCGTCGGCCGGCGTCCAGTCGTCGAGTTGCTGGGTGTAATCGACAAGCGCATCGTCGCCACGCTCGCTCACATCCGCAATGATTTCAGCCACACGTGTATCGACACGCGCCGTGGCGTCGGCCCCGCCCGCCAGCGCATCCACTACATTGATGCCGTACTCATGCGTTGAAAGCCGTTGGATCACGGCGCTCCCACCGTTTGATCGGGCGCTTCGAATGCAGCGATCAGCTCACGCACCCGCGCGTTATCGAGTTTCTGCGCGGCTTTGTTGACCACCAACCGAGCACTGATCGACTGGATGGTCTCGAACGTTTCCAAGCCATTGGCGGCTAGTGTATTACCGGTATCCACCAGATCCACGATGACATCGGCCAGCCCCACGATGGGGGCGAGTTCCATCGAGCCGTAGAGTTTGACGATCTCGATCTGGCGGCCACGCCGCGCGAAATGGTCACGCGCGATAGCCTCAAATTTGGTCGCGACACGCAGCGGTCGGTGTTGCGCAGCGGCCAGCGCGCCGGGGCAGCCGGCGATCGCCATACGGCAACCGGCAATACCTAGATCCAGCGGTTCGTAGAGATCCCGCCCGCCGTGTTCGAGCAGCACATCCTTGCCGGCCACGCCGAGATCAGCGGCGCCATAGGCCACGAATGTCGGCACATCGGTCGCTCGCAGAACCAGAAGCCGCAAATCGGGTCGACTGGTCCCGATAATCAATTGGCGCGAACTCTCGGGATCAACCGTGGGTGTAATTCCGGCCGCCGCCAGGCGCGGCAGTGTCGCCTCCAGGATGCGGCCTTTGGAAAGCGCGAGCGTGAGTTGTTCGCTCATGACGTCACCGCCGATCCGATGGGCGTCGAGTCGGGCAGTCGCTGGATGTTTGCGCCGAGCTGCGCCAGCTTTTCCTCAATGCATTCATAACCACGGTCGATGTGGTAGATGCGCCGGACGTCGGTCGTGCCACTAGCCGCGATGCCAGCGATGACCAGCGAGATCGATGCGCGCAGATCGGTGGCCATCACAGGAGCGCCGGTCAACTGCGGCTGACCGGTGATCACAAGCGTATTGCCCTCGGGCCGGATCAGCGCACCCATCCGCTCGAGCTCGGCGGCATGCATGAAGCGATTCTCAAACACGGCCTCCGTGATGGTCGACACACCGTCGGCGATGGCCGCGATGACGCAGAACTGAGCCTGCATATCGGTCGCAAACCGGGGATACGGCGCAGTCCGGACGTTGATCGCTTGTGGCCGCATACCGGTCGCATCGACACGGAGCCAGTCGTTACCGGCATCGACACGCGCCCCGGTCGCGGCCAGCTTTTCGGTGGTCGCTTCGAGCAAGCGCGGATCCGTGTGCGCCACGGTGATATCGCCGCGCGTGGCCACAGCGGCGGTCAGGAATGTGCCAGTTTCTATACGATCCGGCTGCACGCGGTGACGTGCGCCAGTCAGCCGCGACTGGCCGCGGATACGGATCGTTGAGGTACCCGCGCCTTCGATTTCGGCACCCATCGCCGTTAGACAGCGTGCCAGATCCGCGACTTCCGGCTCACACGCCGCGTTTTCCAGCACCGTCACGCCATCAGCGAGCGTAGCCGCCATCATGAGATTTTCGGTGCCGGTTACGGTTACGGACTCCATCGCGAAACGCGCCCCAACGAGGCGATGTGCACGCGCTTTGATGGTGCCCTGTTCCACCTTGATCTCGGCACCCATCGCTTCGAGCCCAGCAAGGTGAATATCAACCGGTCGCGTGCCGATGGCGCAGCCACCGGGCAGTGAGACGTCGGCGTAGCCGTGGCGCGCCAGCAACGGCCCCAGAACCAGAATCGACGCCCGCATGGTCTTGACCAATTCGTATGGCGCTTCGGGGCGCGTGATGGTGGATGCATCGACGGCCAACGCCATATTGTCCAACATGGTCACTGTTACGCCCATGTGAGCGAACAGCACGTTGATTGTCGTCACATCTTCCAGATGCGGGACGTTATCGATCGTTAGCGTTTCGTCGAGCAGGAGCGCGGCCGCCATGACCGGCAGCGTGGCGTTTTTGGCGCCGGAGGCGCGTATTTCACCGCCGAGCGGCGTGCCGCCCTCTATTCGGAACAGTTCCATGTGCAGCTTACGATGCGGCGTCAGCCTGGTCGGGCGTCCGGGTCGTCAACGACAGGGCATGGATCTCGCCGCCCATACGCTCGCCAAGCGTCGCGTAGACCATCCGATGCTGAGCCAGCGTCGACTGTCCTTCGAAAC
Encoded proteins:
- a CDS encoding BolA family transcriptional regulator yields the protein MLSPDTIRELIEAGLPDAQVEVVGDDGTHFAARVVSPSFEGQSTLAQHRMVYATLGERMGGEIHALSLTTRTPDQADAAS
- a CDS encoding ATP phosphoribosyltransferase is translated as MSEQLTLALSKGRILEATLPRLAAAGITPTVDPESSRQLIIGTSRPDLRLLVLRATDVPTFVAYGAADLGVAGKDVLLEHGGRDLYEPLDLGIAGCRMAIAGCPGALAAAQHRPLRVATKFEAIARDHFARRGRQIEIVKLYGSMELAPIVGLADVIVDLVDTGNTLAANGLETFETIQSISARLVVNKAAQKLDNARVRELIAAFEAPDQTVGAP
- the hisD gene encoding histidinol dehydrogenase, with amino-acid sequence MIQRLSTHEYGINVVDALAGGADATARVDTRVAEIIADVSERGDDALVDYTQQLDDWTPADAAALEVPRQRMDDALASLSPDDRRALATAAERLTAYAQHQKLDNASYTDAAGNRLGHIVRPIERVGVYVPGGAAAYPSSVLMNAVPARVAGVDQIIMVSPAPGGQVNDWVLAAAAHIGVHRLFTIGGAQAVAALADGTATVPAVDKIVGPGNAYVASAKRQVFGRVGIESVAGPSEVLIIADASADPRWVALDLCAQAEHDPAARAVLVTPDSQLIDAVEACLAEEIERLPRAETIRASLRDNGALIHTADLAEAVELANRVAPEHLELAVADAAALLDSIRHAGAVFVGHWTPEVFGDYCAGPNHVLPTGRTARFSSPLGTYDFQKRISVVEASAAGADELAPVAERLAVAEGLDAHAASARARGGSMTAK
- the murA gene encoding UDP-N-acetylglucosamine 1-carboxyvinyltransferase, producing MELFRIEGGTPLGGEIRASGAKNATLPVMAAALLLDETLTIDNVPHLEDVTTINVLFAHMGVTVTMLDNMALAVDASTITRPEAPYELVKTMRASILVLGPLLARHGYADVSLPGGCAIGTRPVDIHLAGLEAMGAEIKVEQGTIKARAHRLVGARFAMESVTVTGTENLMMAATLADGVTVLENAACEPEVADLARCLTAMGAEIEGAGTSTIRIRGQSRLTGARHRVQPDRIETGTFLTAAVATRGDITVAHTDPRLLEATTEKLAATGARVDAGNDWLRVDATGMRPQAINVRTAPYPRFATDMQAQFCVIAAIADGVSTITEAVFENRFMHAAELERMGALIRPEGNTLVITGQPQLTGAPVMATDLRASISLVIAGIAASGTTDVRRIYHIDRGYECIEEKLAQLGANIQRLPDSTPIGSAVTS